In a single window of the Pleurodeles waltl isolate 20211129_DDA chromosome 4_2, aPleWal1.hap1.20221129, whole genome shotgun sequence genome:
- the GLI1 gene encoding zinc finger protein GLI1 — protein MYNAMNPPVNSYAEHCYRRALHGQASSAPRTEAINEMPYCHQANLMSSYHGCGMAQPNEHIITPDGSRYSTPRNSMKLNKKRALSISPLSDASVDLQTVIRTSPNSLVAFINSRCSSANGSYGHLSIGTISPSLGYQSYLGHPKGQGSSFANNPAMPYMGHLDHYHSRAGGMAQHPPVRSSAKHCQMKLEPLGTPGLDSLNGKCLEERSEGDVSSPASTGTQDPLLGMLDGRDDLDKEDGKLEADVVYETNCHWEGCSKEFDLQEQLVHHINNEHIHGEKKEFVCHWLDCSREQRPFKAQYMLVVHMRRHTGEKPHKCTFEGCNKAYSRLENLKTHLRSHTGEKPYVCEHEGCNKAFSNASDRAKHQNRTHSNEKPYVCKIPGCTKRYTDPSSLRKHVKTVHGPEAHITKKHRGEGIMRTLGGTDGLRTLAGPSGEQEVDGRREEGKLMVPEGALKPQHSPGGQSSCSSERSPLGSANNNDSGVEMNLNTGGSFEDLSTLEDIPSVESVGHAGMSALKKLENLRIDKLKQLRKMTQPTKPVKLPSLPSNGSQGDACGMPLMAPNRRLMELSANDLNSMNQHNERRNSTTSTMSSAYTVSRRSSMVSPYLVNQQSGECLGPPNGIAMGDPYDSGSTDVSRRSSEASHCGGLPGLSNFTPAQQYRLKAKYAAATGGPPPTPLPNMERMVANTRMGYGGDYHGAPMPSFPMGAPQRRHSANEYHTFGTGIIHPHLAPGGSVRRASDPARSGVEQQAVLKVQRFKSMTNMNTGVMNRQMTALQQQFSGSDASLQRHIFSPRPPSITENVFMESVGIDGFSHASEQTVGAHNQMEPYTTYPDPESTVPNTNEHINFNCQSQGMNMHNSHLYSASPRVIGNLMVNPENQSGLDNGLVSSDFNRNQCQMNNRAQHFQSTSNVQSNTNGPVQWNEISSGNIGMVADPNQTMMHPTMVSGSQCQGQYPNCRPSPHSKASSVAHSGPSQQGMFPHGQRFNHLGQMHIKPEQQFHQSVPAMTSCQNAKQSMEQQLHQHDLPQSNVMAIVPSDMSCDYQGTAENQQGACLNLGSNPEMLNQQGRRPQTPMMQVKEMMVRNYVQSQQALMWEEQHKNENLMSFNGEGVDTGQVNVLHGSEAQPYMSPKYMNYQDKSPQCNLMSPVSQDNQSVHSKPLMSPGTQCFRQGVVPRPPGGPKPMSRQNSMGSSSQLSPTYPPSETSPRRLLRLPPIQAQPETPDNSSMMYCSGQIPMLPSKVGNNKLTGPQSHEHMSCESQRPGQYNPVIDQLRSSSVLYPQGQVANSLDSLDLESTQIDFAAIIDDADSSSLMPECLSPSALHGSSQTSSRLTTPRNSAVMMQSGTPNMAIGDMTSMLTSLAGENKFLNTIS, from the exons CAATAAATGAGATGCCTTACTGCCACCAAGCAAACCTCATGAGCAGCTACCATGGCTGCGGCATGGCTCAGCCCAACGAGCACATCATCACCCCAGATG GGTCTCGGTACTCCACCCCTCGTAATAGCATGAAGTTGAACAAGAAACGGGCTCTCTCCATATCCCCCCTCTCGGATGCCAGCGTTGACCTGCAGACCGTGATCCGAACTTCCCCCAACTCTCTGGTGGCTTTCATCAACTCCCGCTGTAGCTCAGCCAATGGGTCCTATGGCCACCTATCCATTGGAACAATCAG CCCATCGCTTGGGTACCAAAGCTACCTTGGGCATCCGAAGGGCCAAGGGTCATCTTTTGCCAACAACCCAGCCATGCCATACATGGGCCACCTCGATCACTACCACAGCAGGGCCGGTGGGATGGCCCAGCACCCGCCAGTCCGCAGCTCTGCCAAGCACTGCCAG ATGAAGTTGGAGCCACTGGGTACTCCCGGTCTTGACTCTCTAAATGGGAAATGTCTGGAGGAACGGTCTGAGGGAGACGTCTCAAGCCCGGCGTCGACAGGGACACAG GACCCTCTGCTCGGGATGCTGGATGGCCGGGATGACCTCGATAAAGAGGATGGAAAACTAGAAGCGGACGTGGTGTATGAAACAAACTGCCACTGGGAAGGCTGCAGCAAGGAGTTTGACCTACAGGAACAGCTTGTGCAT CACATCAACAACGAGCACATCCACGGTGAGAAGAAAGAGTTTGTGTGCCACTGGCTGGACTGCTCGCGGGAGCAGAGGCCCTTCAAAGCACAGTACATGCTTGTGGTCCACATGCGGAGGCACACGGGCGAGAAACCCCACAAATGTACG TTCGAGGGCTGTAACAAGGCCTACTCACGGCTGGAGAACCTGAAAACCCACCTGCGGTCCCACACGGGCGAAAAGCCGTATGTCTGTGAGCACGAGGGCTGCAACAAGGCCTTTTCCAATGCGTCTGACCGGGCTAAGCATCAGAACCGAACCCACTCAAACGAG AAACCCTACGTGTGCAAGATCCCCGGCTGTACCAAGAGGTACACAGACCCCAGTTCGCTGCGCAAGCATGTGAAGACAGTGCACGGCCCCGAGGCGCACATCACCAAGAAGCACAGAGGAGAGGGCATCATGAGAACCCTTGGGGGAACTGATGGGTTGAGGACTCTGGCAGGACCAAGCGGAGAGCAGGAGGTGGACGGCAGGCGAGAGGAGGGCAAACTGATGGTGCCAGAGGGGGCGTTG AAACCGCAGCATAGCCCCGGCGGCCAGTCCTCTTGCAGTAGTGAGCGCTCTCCGCTTGGTAGTGCCAACAACAATGACAGTGGCGTGGAAATGAATTTGAACACCGGTGGCAGCTTCGAGGACTTGTCCACGCTGGAGGATATCCCCTCTGTGGAGTCGGTGGGCCATGCTGGCATGTCAGCGCTCAAGAAGTTAGAGAACTTGCGAATCGACAAACTCAAGCAGCTGCGAAAGATGACCCAGCCCACCAAACCTGTAAAGCTACCCAGCCTTCCGAGCAACG GTTCACAGGGAGATGCCTGTGGGATGCCACTGATGGCTCCCAATCGCCGACTGATGGAGCTAtctgcaaatgacctgaactccaTGAATCAGCATAACGAGCGGCGCAATAGCACTACCAGCACCATGAGTTCAGCCTACACTGTAAGCAGAAGGTCCTCGATGGTGTCCCCTTAcctcgtcaatcagcagtctggTGAATGTTTAGGTCCTCCCAATGGCATAGCCATGGGGGACCCATATGACTCTGGTTCCACAGATGTCTCACGCAGGTCCAGCGAGGCCAGTCATTGTGGTGGCCTCCCAGGATTATCCAACTTCACACCAGCACAGCAGTACAGACTAAAGGCCAAGTATGCAGCCGCAAcaggtggtcccccacctactccacTGCCCAACATGGAGCGAATGGTGGCAAACACAAGAATGGGTTATGGAGGAGACTACCATGGGGCACCCATGCCTTCATTTCCAATGGGAGCTCCTCAACGAAGGCACAGTGCCAACGAGTATCACACCTTTGGTACAGGCATTATTCATCCACATCTGGCACCAGGAGGCAGTGTTAGGCGAGCCAGTGACCCTGCAAGAAGTGGCGTAGAACAGCAAGCTGTCCTAAAAGTACAGAGGTTCAAAAGCATGACCAACATGAACACAGGGGTTATGAACAGGCAAATGACAGCCCTTCAGCAGCAATTTAGTGGATCTGATGCTAGTCTCCAGCGGCACATCTTCTCTCCGCGACCTCCTAGCATCACAGAAAATGTCTTCATGGAATCAGTGGGTATAGATGGATTCAGTCACGCCAGCGAACAAACTGTAGGTGCCCATAATCAGATGGAGCCATACACAACATATCCTGACCCAGAATCTACTGTGCCTAACACCAACGAACATATCAATTTCAACTGCCAGTCTCAAGGCATGAACATGCACAATTCACACCTTTACAGTGCATCTCCCAGAGTCATAGGCAATTTAATGGTAAACCCAGAGAACCAATCAGGGTTGGATAATGGTCTGGTCTCATCAGATTTCAATCGAAACCAGTGCCAGATGAACAATCGAGCTCAGCACTTCCAAAGTACATCAAATGTACAAAGCAACACTAATGGGCCCGTCCAGTGGAATGAAATCAGCTCAGGTAACATAGGCATGGTGGCCGACCCAAACCAGACAATGATGCATCCCACTATGGTTTCAGGAAGTCAATGTCAAGGTCAGTACCCCAACTGTAGGCCATCCCCGCATTCTAAGGCATCCAGTGTGGCGCACAGTGGTCCAAGCCAGCAGGGAATGTTTCCACATGGCCAGAGGTTCAACCATTTAGGGCAGATGCATATCAAACCAGAGCAGCAGTTTCATCAATCAGTGCCAGCCATGACCTCATGCCAGAATGCAAAACAATCAATGGAGCAGCAGCTGCACCAGCATGATCTTCCCCAGTCTAATGTGATGGCTATTGTGCCAAGTGACATGAGTTGTGACTACCAGGGAACAGCTGAAAACCAGCAAGGTGCCTGTCTAAATCTGGGGTCGAACCCTGAAATGCTAAATCAGCAAGGAAGAAGACCACAGACCCCAATGATGCAAGTCAAGGAAATGATGGTCAGAAACTACGTGCAGTCTCAGCAAGCACTGATGTGGGAAGAGCAGCATAAAAACGAAAATCTGATGAGCTTCAACGGAGAAGGCGTTGACACTGGCCAAGTTAATGTCCTGCATGGCTCAGAAGCCCAACCGTACATGAGTCCAAAGTATATGAATTACCAAGACAAGTCACCACAGTGTAATCTGATGAGCCCTGTTTCGCAGGACAATCAGTCTGTCCACAGCAAACCCTTGATGAGCCCAGGAACACAGTGTTTCCGTCAAGGGGTAGTTCCACGTCCCCCTGGTGGCCCCAAGCCAAtgagcagacaaaacagtatgggCAGCTCATCCCAGCTAAGCCCAACCTACCCACCCTCAGAAACCAGCCCAAGGAGACTACTTCGGCTTCCACCAATTCAAGCTCAACCAGAGACACCGGATAATTCTTCCATGATGTATTGCTCTGGGCAGATCCCCATGCTTCCCAGCAAAGTGGGGAATAACAAGTTGACAGGTCCCCAATCCCACGAACATATGAGCTGTGAAAGTCAACGACCAGGCCAGTACAATCCAGTAATAGACCAACTGAGATCGAGCTCTGTGCTTTACCCTCAAGGTCAAGTTGCCAATTCTTTGGATAGTTTGGACTTGGAAAGTACCCAAATAGATTTTGCAGCAATTATTGATGATGCAGACTCATCTTCCTTGATGCCTGAGTGCCTGAGTCCAAGTGCCCTTCATGGTTCATCCCAGACTTCCTCCCGCCTTACCACACCTCGGAACTCTGCTGTAATGATGCAGTCCGGAACGCCAAATATGGCCATTGGAGATATGACCTCCATGTTGACATCATTGGCTGGAGAAAACAAATTCCTCAATACAATCTCTTGA